A region from the Desulfatiglans anilini DSM 4660 genome encodes:
- a CDS encoding COG1470 family protein: MEGRRNRRLGWALTGMLLSLVCFAGTPAPAEEKQDLPERKISVAVEYPGIVIPRGEDLSLDLIVTNGGRTDEAVELMIQPPPDGWTAQLKTYRFGVRGVFVKADSSKTVTLDLEQDETLAPGEYTFTVEGRSSDGALRSTAELRVAVEGEKTERKAEGAALQTAYPVLRGPTDGRFEFSVEVESRLEEDAVFSLTGQAPENWEVNFKPAYEDKFISSLRLKARQSQSVAVEVEPAPQAAPGEYPILVRVKTPGAQAETQLTVILTGTYRLEMATTNELLSLSAVKGNSANLSFYVRNSGSAPLQDIHFLSFKPENWTVEFEPGQIEILAPDELKQVEATITPGAEALVGDYSLALSAEAGKLSKNLELRVTVKASVVWGWVGIGLIIGVLAGLVFLFMRLGRR; the protein is encoded by the coding sequence ATGGAAGGAAGACGGAACCGGCGTTTGGGTTGGGCCTTGACAGGAATGCTGCTCTCCCTAGTCTGCTTCGCGGGGACCCCCGCTCCCGCCGAGGAGAAGCAAGACCTTCCTGAGCGGAAGATATCGGTGGCGGTCGAGTACCCCGGTATCGTCATCCCCCGGGGGGAGGATCTGAGCCTGGACCTCATCGTCACGAACGGCGGCCGCACTGACGAAGCCGTCGAACTGATGATCCAGCCCCCGCCGGACGGTTGGACGGCGCAGCTCAAGACCTACCGTTTCGGGGTCAGAGGGGTCTTCGTGAAGGCCGACTCCTCCAAGACGGTCACCCTCGATCTCGAGCAGGATGAAACGCTGGCACCGGGGGAATACACCTTTACCGTCGAGGGACGGAGCTCCGATGGCGCCCTCCGCTCGACCGCCGAGCTTCGGGTGGCCGTCGAAGGGGAAAAGACGGAGCGGAAGGCCGAAGGGGCGGCTCTTCAAACCGCCTACCCCGTGCTGAGGGGGCCGACCGACGGCCGGTTCGAGTTCTCGGTCGAGGTGGAAAGCCGGCTCGAAGAGGATGCCGTTTTCAGCCTCACTGGCCAGGCCCCCGAAAACTGGGAGGTCAACTTCAAGCCGGCCTATGAGGACAAATTCATCTCGAGCCTGCGCCTGAAGGCGCGCCAGAGCCAGAGCGTGGCCGTGGAGGTCGAACCTGCGCCGCAGGCTGCACCGGGGGAATACCCGATCCTGGTCCGGGTGAAGACCCCTGGGGCCCAGGCCGAGACCCAGCTGACCGTGATCCTGACCGGCACCTACCGGCTGGAAATGGCCACCACCAACGAACTGCTCTCCCTCAGCGCCGTCAAGGGCAATTCCGCAAACCTCTCTTTCTATGTCCGCAACAGCGGCTCCGCCCCGCTGCAGGACATCCACTTCCTTTCCTTCAAACCCGAGAACTGGACCGTCGAGTTCGAACCCGGGCAGATCGAGATTCTGGCCCCTGACGAACTCAAGCAGGTAGAGGCCACGATCACACCCGGCGCCGAAGCCCTGGTCGGAGACTACTCGCTCGCATTGAGCGCCGAGGCGGGAAAACTCTCGAAAAACCTCGAACTGAGAGTGACCGTCAAGGCCTCCGTGGTCTGGGGCTGGGTCGGAATCGGGCTGATTATCGGAGTCCTGGCAGGCCTGGTTTTCCTGTTCATGCGCTTGGGAAGACGCTGA
- a CDS encoding FmdB family zinc ribbon protein, with the protein MPIYEYEACDLERACARCRRAFEVLQSMKDPLLERCPACGAPVRKLVSRFRAAVAEPDEGRGAVETRIKEYEQQGLWSHAAELADTHAAKAGDDALKMRAIDDYRKAGYPLETLEKHAKTETE; encoded by the coding sequence ATGCCCATCTATGAATACGAAGCCTGTGATCTCGAGCGTGCCTGCGCCCGCTGCCGGCGAGCATTCGAGGTCCTGCAGTCCATGAAGGACCCCCTTCTCGAGCGCTGCCCGGCGTGCGGCGCCCCGGTGCGGAAGTTGGTTTCGCGATTCCGGGCGGCCGTTGCCGAGCCTGACGAGGGCCGCGGCGCGGTCGAGACACGCATCAAGGAGTACGAACAGCAGGGACTCTGGAGCCACGCGGCGGAGCTCGCCGACACCCATGCGGCGAAGGCCGGGGACGATGCCCTCAAGATGCGGGCGATCGACGATTACCGCAAGGCGGGTTACCCTCTGGAAACCCTCGAGAAACACGCCAAAACGGAAACCGAGTAG
- a CDS encoding bifunctional acetyl-CoA hydrolase/transferase family protein/GNAT family N-acetyltransferase, which translates to MPGSKNKNWKSKIVSPEKVLSKIRPGMSIFLGTAVAEPRTLVKSLMASEANNLQDLELIQLVSLGDAISIGDKYANKFRLKTFFAGWVASEAIKAGRVDLIPCRFSRVPSLIESGTIGIDAAFVQITPPDEAGYASLGVAVDVARQAMAKASLVVGEINAQVPRTFGDTFVHVDDFDFLVEATTPPFYFPRWPVTEVYDKIGANVASLIQDGSCLPFSIGPLYEALARHLVRKSNLGIHSPFFTDALMDLVKSGAVTNRRKSIFKGKSVAAHALGSAELMRWLDNNPLVEFQGVDVVADPKRIASIDRFVVTLPGRKVDFTGGIVLHSGKGNVGTQPGEAQEFFSGAWLSNGGKTILALPSRNLLGESNIVPSVRDYPNQFSARESLDIVVTEYGTAPLAGRTIRERALALIDIAHPDDRAELVRLAKKDHILYPDQTYLSESGKMYPEELATTQTFDGNLVLRFRAIRPSDVEQMRRLFYRFSDNAVYYRYFSPIKTMPHAKMQEYVNVDYRKTMSIVGLIGEPGEGTIIAEARYVRLPDRPYADVAFVVDEAFQGKGIATYLFQMLINIARNRGIEGFKADVLASNKAMIKVFEKSPFPLKAVLDSGVYELIIPFHGEKEEP; encoded by the coding sequence ATGCCGGGCTCGAAAAACAAGAACTGGAAAAGCAAGATCGTCAGCCCCGAGAAGGTGTTGAGCAAGATCCGGCCGGGAATGAGCATCTTCCTCGGCACGGCGGTCGCTGAACCGCGCACCCTGGTCAAGAGCCTGATGGCCTCGGAGGCCAACAACCTGCAGGATCTCGAGCTGATCCAGCTCGTGAGCCTGGGCGACGCGATATCGATCGGGGACAAGTATGCCAACAAATTCAGGCTGAAGACCTTTTTCGCCGGGTGGGTCGCGAGCGAGGCTATCAAGGCGGGGCGTGTGGACCTGATTCCGTGCCGCTTTTCACGGGTCCCCTCGCTGATCGAATCGGGCACGATCGGGATCGACGCGGCCTTCGTCCAGATCACGCCTCCGGACGAGGCCGGCTACGCGAGCCTGGGCGTCGCCGTGGACGTCGCCCGCCAGGCCATGGCCAAGGCATCCCTTGTGGTCGGCGAGATCAACGCGCAGGTCCCGCGCACCTTCGGGGATACCTTCGTCCATGTGGACGATTTCGATTTCCTCGTGGAGGCGACCACCCCGCCTTTCTATTTTCCGCGCTGGCCCGTCACGGAGGTCTACGATAAAATCGGAGCGAACGTGGCTTCGCTGATCCAGGACGGAAGCTGCCTTCCTTTTTCCATCGGTCCCCTCTACGAGGCCCTCGCCCGCCACCTGGTGCGCAAGTCGAACCTCGGGATCCACTCCCCGTTTTTCACCGATGCGCTGATGGACCTGGTCAAGAGCGGTGCCGTTACCAATCGACGCAAGAGCATCTTCAAGGGCAAGTCCGTCGCGGCCCACGCCCTCGGGTCGGCCGAACTGATGCGCTGGCTGGACAACAACCCGCTCGTCGAGTTTCAAGGCGTCGACGTGGTGGCGGACCCGAAGCGGATCGCGAGCATCGACCGCTTCGTGGTGACGCTGCCCGGCCGGAAGGTCGACTTCACGGGCGGCATCGTCCTTCACAGCGGCAAAGGAAACGTCGGCACCCAGCCGGGCGAGGCACAGGAGTTCTTTTCGGGGGCGTGGCTCTCGAACGGCGGGAAGACGATCCTGGCGCTCCCGAGCCGCAATCTCCTCGGCGAATCCAATATCGTCCCCTCGGTTCGGGACTACCCGAACCAGTTCTCGGCCCGCGAATCCCTGGACATCGTCGTGACCGAGTACGGAACCGCCCCGTTGGCGGGCCGGACGATCCGCGAGCGCGCCCTCGCCCTGATCGACATCGCCCACCCGGACGACCGGGCGGAGCTCGTCCGCCTCGCCAAAAAGGACCATATCCTCTACCCGGACCAGACGTATCTCTCCGAGTCCGGAAAGATGTACCCGGAGGAGCTCGCTACCACCCAAACCTTCGACGGGAACCTGGTGCTCCGGTTCCGCGCGATCCGGCCTTCGGACGTCGAGCAGATGCGGCGCCTCTTCTATCGATTTTCCGACAACGCCGTCTATTACCGCTATTTTTCTCCGATCAAAACCATGCCCCACGCGAAGATGCAGGAATACGTCAACGTCGACTACCGTAAGACCATGTCCATCGTCGGGCTCATCGGCGAGCCGGGCGAAGGAACCATCATCGCGGAGGCCCGCTATGTGCGGCTGCCGGACCGGCCCTACGCAGATGTGGCCTTCGTCGTCGACGAGGCGTTCCAGGGCAAAGGGATCGCCACCTACCTGTTCCAGATGCTTATCAACATCGCGAGAAACCGCGGGATCGAAGGCTTCAAGGCCGACGTCCTGGCCTCCAACAAAGCCATGATCAAGGTCTTCGAGAAATCGCCGTTCCCATTGAAGGCCGTGCTGGACAGCGGGGTCTACGAGTTGATCATCCCCTTCCACGGAGAAAAGGAAGAGCCTTGA
- a CDS encoding enoyl-CoA hydratase/isomerase family protein — MPDEPVLLVKREGHVVTLCINLPSKRNFLTLECLKAIEEALAGLTEDPAARVLVLRGAGDRAFSSGYNIEALRHVEQDLTSADAGETLPLEKTLQAIEQFPRPVIAMLNGDAFGGGCELAMACDIRIAAARARMGMPPARLGLVYPYPGYRRFAAVLGLARTLELFLTADTFDSRACLQMGLVHHVVPDEVFETFTYDLARRIARNAPFSLAGTKRVLRTIAGGATLGHAEERALQSLFHASLKRRDIAEGIAAFAEKRAPVFTGE, encoded by the coding sequence ATGCCGGACGAGCCTGTCCTGTTGGTCAAGCGGGAGGGACACGTCGTCACCCTCTGCATCAACCTGCCTTCGAAGCGCAATTTCCTGACGCTCGAATGTCTGAAGGCCATCGAGGAGGCCCTTGCAGGGCTTACGGAGGACCCCGCCGCCCGGGTCCTGGTGCTGCGCGGGGCCGGGGACCGGGCCTTTTCGTCCGGCTACAACATCGAGGCCCTGAGGCATGTCGAGCAGGACCTCACCAGTGCCGATGCCGGTGAGACCCTTCCGCTCGAAAAGACCCTTCAGGCCATCGAACAATTTCCCCGCCCGGTCATCGCCATGCTGAACGGCGATGCCTTCGGGGGCGGGTGCGAACTGGCGATGGCCTGCGACATCCGCATCGCCGCCGCTCGGGCGCGCATGGGGATGCCCCCGGCGAGGCTCGGCCTCGTATACCCTTATCCGGGCTACCGCCGTTTTGCGGCGGTCCTCGGCCTCGCCCGGACGCTCGAGTTGTTCCTGACTGCGGACACCTTCGACAGCCGGGCCTGCCTGCAGATGGGGCTCGTCCATCACGTGGTCCCCGACGAGGTCTTCGAGACCTTCACCTATGACCTCGCGCGGCGCATCGCCCGCAACGCCCCTTTTTCCCTAGCGGGCACGAAGCGGGTGCTGCGGACCATCGCGGGCGGTGCAACCCTGGGTCACGCTGAAGAGCGGGCCCTGCAGTCCTTGTTTCACGCCTCGCTCAAACGCCGTGACATCGCCGAGGGCATCGCCGCCTTCGCCGAGAAGCGCGCCCCTGTTTTTACGGGCGAATGA
- a CDS encoding ABC transporter ATP-binding protein, producing the protein MEGRPIIRTEGLTKRYGGQEAVRSLSLEVREGEIFGFLGPNGAGKTTTLLMLLGLTVPTAGTVEVCGLDPVRRARAVKQLVGYLPENVGFYGDLDAVESLAYIAALNGRSPDDAARVIPGLLEQVGLAAAARKKVGFFSRGMRQRLGIAEVLLKDPKVLLLDEPTLGLDPDGAARLTGLIEALNRERNMTVLLSSHNLHQVQRISHRVGIMIEGGMVASGPIDALAEQTFGLGGSRYSLEEIYLKYFKEG; encoded by the coding sequence ATGGAAGGGCGACCGATCATCCGGACCGAAGGCCTCACCAAACGCTACGGCGGGCAGGAAGCGGTGCGCTCGCTGAGCCTGGAGGTGCGGGAAGGCGAGATCTTCGGCTTCCTCGGCCCGAACGGCGCCGGGAAGACGACCACGCTCCTCATGCTGCTCGGCCTGACCGTGCCGACGGCCGGCACGGTCGAGGTCTGTGGGCTCGACCCGGTCCGGCGGGCCCGCGCGGTCAAGCAGCTGGTGGGCTACCTTCCTGAAAACGTTGGATTTTACGGGGACTTGGACGCAGTCGAAAGCCTCGCCTACATCGCCGCCCTCAACGGAAGATCCCCTGACGACGCCGCCCGCGTGATCCCCGGACTGCTGGAACAGGTGGGTCTGGCCGCCGCCGCCCGGAAAAAGGTCGGTTTCTTTTCGCGCGGGATGCGCCAACGTCTGGGGATCGCCGAAGTCCTCCTGAAGGATCCGAAGGTGCTCCTCCTGGATGAACCGACCCTGGGCCTCGACCCCGACGGGGCGGCCCGCCTGACCGGACTGATCGAAGCCCTGAACCGCGAGAGGAACATGACCGTGCTTCTGTCCTCCCACAATCTCCACCAGGTCCAGAGGATCTCGCACCGCGTCGGGATCATGATCGAAGGCGGCATGGTAGCCTCAGGCCCCATCGACGCTTTGGCCGAGCAGACCTTCGGACTTGGCGGCAGCCGGTATTCCCTCGAAGAGATCTACCTCAAGTACTTTAAGGAGGGGTGA
- a CDS encoding ABC transporter permease: MQGLWAVYRKELSDHFSSYRFVILFAMIAMVSFITSYMAGVTLRENLEGIARPKFVFLMLFNTPGALFSMLQFVAFFGPLIGLVLGFDAINRERAQGTLIKVLSQPIYRDAVINGKFLAGVTVIGVMLLSIVLIISGFGITLLGIVPGVEEILRLAVFLMLSLFYVAFWLGLAILFSILFKGIATSAMASVALWIFLSFFISLGADVAAGVAAPIEGPQGQDAEAAMRHARIKELFTLTSPMVLYTDAAGTVIDPMRKTTRKMVLLGYMEQLSLSRFQNPLPLGQSLLVVFPHVTVLIAVTLICFAVSYLIFMTQEIRT; this comes from the coding sequence ATGCAGGGGCTTTGGGCGGTTTACCGCAAGGAGTTGAGCGACCACTTCAGCAGCTACCGCTTCGTGATCCTCTTCGCCATGATCGCGATGGTCAGCTTCATCACCAGCTACATGGCCGGGGTCACCCTCAGGGAGAACCTGGAGGGCATCGCACGGCCCAAGTTCGTCTTCCTGATGCTTTTCAACACGCCCGGGGCGCTTTTTTCCATGCTTCAGTTCGTGGCCTTCTTCGGTCCGCTGATCGGGCTCGTGCTGGGCTTCGACGCCATCAACCGCGAGCGGGCCCAGGGAACCCTCATCAAGGTGCTGAGCCAGCCGATCTACCGCGACGCCGTGATCAACGGCAAGTTCCTGGCGGGGGTCACCGTGATCGGCGTCATGCTCCTCAGCATCGTCCTCATCATCTCGGGCTTCGGGATCACCCTGCTCGGCATCGTCCCGGGGGTCGAGGAGATCCTCCGGCTGGCCGTCTTCCTGATGTTGAGCCTCTTCTACGTCGCGTTCTGGCTGGGTCTTGCGATCCTCTTTTCAATCCTTTTCAAAGGAATCGCCACCTCCGCCATGGCATCGGTGGCCCTCTGGATCTTCCTGTCCTTCTTCATCTCCCTTGGAGCGGACGTGGCGGCGGGCGTCGCCGCGCCTATCGAGGGCCCGCAGGGTCAGGATGCAGAGGCGGCGATGCGGCATGCCCGGATCAAGGAGCTCTTCACCCTGACTTCCCCGATGGTCCTGTACACGGATGCCGCCGGGACCGTCATCGATCCGATGCGCAAGACGACCCGTAAAATGGTCCTCCTCGGCTACATGGAGCAGCTCTCGCTCTCCCGCTTTCAGAACCCGCTGCCGCTCGGCCAGAGCCTTCTCGTGGTCTTTCCCCACGTCACGGTCCTGATCGCGGTCACGCTTATCTGTTTCGCCGTCTCTTACCTGATCTTCATGACGCAGGAGATCAGAACCTGA
- a CDS encoding DUF6178 family protein codes for MGSDDMKTVLPADRPPRGGADLLALERDKGGLLPLQVLSGSELINRVLAMDSPEAYVQDLSSEDLYWLVKKVGADDAGPLLQLASEDQWQYILDLELWRKDSLELEAADRWLARLQQADLRRLTRWLVSEEGQSLGYLYFFRRLEVLVKSSDEDLEIPDGFFTLDGIFYLRVPWEEARQAVTAILHTLAANDFQKLQALLATLGGVIPAELEEGMYRLRNVRLAEHGFLPYEEALAIYAPLDPRFLARPDDAEAPALGLPDWVLEEEPLPVAPLYHGGVKGPLAEALSHADDPVFLERMQMEFAGLCNQIVVADRMTSFELEDLIRVSRKGAGYINIALERAASGDLERARSLIERNTLAALFRAGFGEVLSLRWEAERWTKESWFAGEGLQPGFWGEVWGGTLSAVLEPRPRFFAGIGATEHVRDFHCLEEVESARRSLGLLKVLDRLLGSISEGCGLDRRLLRAEAAAFEPILFNPFAYVCLGLEPSLEPLPVEQARAWLKRLGGSAPMAAFEDLFIATMTGYAAGFSEADLQTLETALRTLWHEFEEEYGQVSPETLSSRYAPFIWIESAP; via the coding sequence ATGGGATCAGATGATATGAAAACCGTTTTGCCGGCGGACCGGCCGCCCAGGGGAGGGGCTGATCTCCTTGCGCTCGAGAGGGACAAGGGCGGCCTTCTCCCTCTGCAGGTCCTGTCGGGGTCGGAGCTGATCAACCGGGTGCTGGCGATGGACAGCCCCGAAGCGTATGTCCAGGATCTTTCCTCCGAAGACCTTTACTGGCTGGTCAAGAAGGTGGGCGCGGACGATGCCGGCCCGCTGCTCCAGTTGGCATCGGAGGACCAATGGCAGTACATTCTGGACCTCGAGTTATGGCGGAAGGACAGCCTGGAGCTGGAGGCGGCGGATCGATGGCTCGCACGGCTGCAGCAGGCCGATCTCAGGCGCCTGACCCGCTGGCTGGTGTCGGAGGAGGGTCAGAGCCTGGGCTACCTCTATTTTTTCAGGCGCCTGGAGGTGCTGGTCAAATCTTCCGATGAGGATCTGGAGATCCCGGACGGTTTTTTCACCCTGGACGGTATTTTCTACCTGCGCGTACCCTGGGAGGAGGCGCGGCAAGCGGTCACCGCGATCCTGCACACCCTTGCCGCGAACGACTTCCAGAAACTGCAGGCGCTGCTCGCGACACTGGGGGGCGTGATTCCGGCCGAACTCGAGGAGGGGATGTACCGGCTCCGGAACGTCCGCCTGGCCGAGCACGGGTTTCTGCCTTACGAGGAGGCCCTGGCCATCTACGCACCTCTGGATCCGCGGTTCCTCGCAAGACCGGACGACGCGGAAGCCCCTGCGTTGGGGCTGCCGGATTGGGTCCTCGAGGAGGAGCCGCTCCCGGTGGCGCCGCTTTATCACGGCGGGGTGAAAGGGCCCCTCGCCGAGGCGCTCTCGCATGCGGATGACCCGGTGTTCCTGGAGCGGATGCAGATGGAATTCGCTGGACTCTGCAACCAGATCGTCGTGGCCGATCGGATGACGAGCTTCGAACTGGAGGATCTCATCCGGGTGAGCCGTAAAGGCGCGGGGTACATCAATATCGCCCTGGAGCGGGCCGCCTCCGGGGACCTGGAGCGGGCGCGATCCCTGATCGAACGGAACACTCTGGCGGCGCTTTTCAGGGCGGGTTTCGGCGAGGTGCTGAGCCTTCGCTGGGAGGCCGAGCGCTGGACGAAGGAAAGCTGGTTCGCCGGCGAGGGCCTTCAGCCCGGTTTTTGGGGGGAAGTCTGGGGGGGAACGCTTTCAGCCGTGCTCGAACCGAGGCCGCGTTTCTTTGCTGGGATCGGTGCAACAGAACACGTCCGGGATTTCCACTGCCTCGAGGAGGTCGAATCGGCCCGGCGGAGCCTTGGGTTGCTGAAGGTCCTCGACAGGCTTCTGGGAAGCATTTCCGAAGGGTGTGGGCTGGACAGACGCTTGCTTCGCGCCGAAGCGGCAGCCTTCGAACCGATCCTTTTCAACCCCTTCGCCTATGTCTGCCTGGGGCTCGAACCGTCGCTCGAACCGCTTCCGGTGGAGCAGGCACGGGCATGGCTCAAGCGGCTCGGAGGCTCCGCCCCGATGGCCGCCTTCGAAGATCTTTTCATAGCAACCATGACAGGATACGCCGCTGGATTCAGCGAGGCCGATCTCCAGACCCTGGAGACGGCGCTGCGGACGCTGTGGCATGAGTTCGAGGAGGAATACGGGCAGGTTTCCCCTGAAACGCTTTCCTCCCGTTATGCCCCTTTTATTTGGATCGAGTCCGCTCCCTGA
- a CDS encoding FtsB family cell division protein has product MKIIGLLKIPLLAVSIIAPILLWLGLGSEGFLRLYQARQDRDAQREINDRLSQENRALMDEINRLETDMLYLETIARKELNLLKENEIIYRFDKKEKAD; this is encoded by the coding sequence TTGAAGATTATAGGACTTTTAAAAATCCCTCTTCTGGCTGTCTCCATCATCGCCCCTATCCTGCTGTGGCTGGGATTGGGCAGCGAAGGCTTTCTGCGTCTTTACCAGGCCAGGCAGGACCGCGACGCGCAGAGGGAAATCAATGATCGGCTGAGCCAGGAAAACCGTGCTTTGATGGACGAGATCAACCGCCTTGAAACCGATATGCTCTATCTGGAGACCATCGCCCGAAAAGAACTAAACCTCCTCAAGGAAAACGAAATCATATACCGGTTCGACAAAAAAGAAAAGGCGGATTGA
- a CDS encoding histone deacetylase family protein gives MMQPVTGIIRDARYLDHLPGHTHPEHPSRLRAIYEMIDREFAEKLLTITPQPAAMDDLELVHTPAYIKKVLKTAEHQFTSLAPDTPASAKTYLAAWLAAGGCIEALKAVWSGLCRNCFALIRPPGHHALPGRAGGFCIFNNVAIAARYAQRVMRVKKTLIVDWDIHHGNGIHEFFYDDPEVFYFSSHDKLLYPYSGDFDEAGEGEGAGYTVNVPLTRDLENEDMVALYQMLLPRIVERYRPELILVDAGFDAHRDDPIGRSHLTEEAFTELTRLILNLGSALGDPKIVFVLEGGYDPRALSRCVERVLQVLCAPPGRACMLVGGTTRADALAEEVFRAHKSFKVWVD, from the coding sequence ATGATGCAACCCGTTACCGGAATCATCCGCGACGCCCGCTACCTCGATCATCTGCCGGGCCACACCCATCCGGAGCACCCCAGCCGCCTGAGGGCGATCTACGAAATGATCGACCGGGAGTTTGCGGAAAAGCTTCTCACGATCACACCCCAGCCCGCCGCCATGGACGACCTGGAACTCGTCCACACACCGGCCTATATCAAGAAGGTCCTCAAGACCGCCGAGCACCAGTTCACGAGCCTAGCCCCGGATACGCCGGCAAGTGCCAAGACGTATCTCGCCGCCTGGCTCGCGGCCGGCGGCTGCATCGAGGCGCTCAAGGCCGTCTGGTCAGGCCTCTGCCGCAACTGCTTCGCGCTGATCCGGCCTCCCGGCCACCATGCCCTCCCGGGCCGGGCCGGCGGTTTTTGCATCTTCAACAACGTCGCCATCGCGGCGCGCTACGCGCAGCGCGTCATGCGCGTGAAAAAGACCCTGATCGTCGACTGGGACATCCATCACGGGAACGGAATCCACGAATTTTTCTACGACGACCCAGAGGTCTTCTATTTCTCGTCCCACGACAAGCTGCTCTACCCCTACTCGGGGGATTTCGACGAAGCGGGTGAAGGCGAAGGCGCAGGATACACCGTGAACGTGCCCCTGACGCGGGATTTGGAGAACGAGGACATGGTGGCTCTTTACCAGATGCTGCTGCCACGCATCGTGGAGCGCTACCGCCCGGAGCTGATCCTGGTCGATGCCGGGTTCGACGCACACCGCGACGATCCCATCGGGCGCTCGCACCTGACCGAAGAGGCCTTCACCGAACTGACCCGCCTGATCCTGAATCTCGGATCGGCCCTGGGCGATCCCAAGATCGTTTTCGTCCTTGAAGGAGGCTACGATCCGCGCGCCCTTTCCCGCTGCGTCGAAAGGGTGCTGCAGGTCCTCTGTGCGCCCCCGGGCCGGGCCTGCATGCTGGTGGGTGGGACGACCAGGGCCGATGCACTGGCCGAGGAGGTTTTCCGCGCCCATAAATCCTTCAAGGTTTGGGTGGACTAA
- a CDS encoding ribonuclease H-like domain-containing protein, which yields MLQNTFLHIQGIGPKTEKGLWRRGIRCWDDFLRRSGTVFSDARDRYIEEEIRRSADHLEDIRFFARRLPPGELWRLFGEFRCRAVYLDIETSGGLDGMDEITVIGLYDGNRVFSFVNGLDLDRFEEKVCAYDLLVTFNGSLFDVPFIRRAFPHICLPPAHIDLRFVLKRLGYSGGLKRIEKALGVGRDSGVDGLNGYDAVRMWRAHREGREGALERLLAYNRADIVNLEPLMVLSYERLKREKTGGAEPAL from the coding sequence ATGCTTCAGAACACCTTTCTGCATATCCAGGGGATCGGCCCGAAGACGGAAAAGGGCCTGTGGCGCCGCGGCATCCGCTGCTGGGACGACTTTTTGCGCCGGAGCGGCACCGTCTTCTCGGATGCGAGAGACCGCTACATCGAGGAGGAGATCAGACGCTCGGCTGACCACCTGGAGGATATCCGCTTCTTTGCGAGGCGTCTGCCGCCGGGTGAACTCTGGCGGCTCTTCGGCGAGTTCAGGTGCCGGGCGGTCTACCTCGATATCGAAACGAGCGGCGGGCTCGATGGGATGGATGAGATCACCGTCATCGGACTTTACGATGGCAACCGGGTCTTTTCCTTCGTGAACGGGCTTGATCTGGACCGCTTCGAAGAGAAGGTGTGCGCCTACGACCTGCTGGTCACCTTCAACGGCAGCCTGTTCGACGTGCCGTTTATCCGGCGCGCCTTCCCGCACATCTGCCTGCCCCCGGCCCACATCGATCTGCGCTTCGTGCTGAAGCGGCTCGGATACAGCGGCGGCCTGAAGCGGATCGAGAAGGCGCTCGGGGTCGGCCGGGATTCAGGAGTCGACGGGTTGAACGGCTATGATGCCGTGAGGATGTGGCGAGCGCACCGGGAGGGGCGGGAGGGGGCGCTCGAGCGTTTGCTTGCCTACAACCGGGCGGACATCGTCAACCTCGAGCCGCTGATGGTCCTCTCATACGAGCGTCTGAAAAGGGAGAAGACCGGGGGCGCCGAGCCTGCCCTTTGA
- a CDS encoding tetratricopeptide repeat protein encodes MPDDLDFLLTILRQGPPEAAALQILEKLHAAGRVRESLQEALEALHRHPESLALRLFTAERLLEAGFVTLAEREVEQIERSLRSLGRVFPLKADICRRRGRSREAQRAIEAYLALDPDASPIGSAVEQASGRPLPENEDLAAALRSLSLPPSEPQAENVPVGEEGDEETLASPTLAEIYLNQGDIETAVRIYTACVAADPGDSGLRRRLEELQTKLERQRRKEQRKRQHIAALEGWLERIRKKAHAESLT; translated from the coding sequence ATGCCCGACGATCTTGACTTTCTCCTGACCATTCTTCGCCAAGGGCCGCCGGAAGCAGCCGCCCTCCAAATCCTGGAGAAGCTGCACGCCGCAGGCCGGGTGAGAGAATCGCTCCAGGAGGCCCTCGAGGCCTTGCACCGGCATCCGGAGAGCCTCGCTCTGAGACTGTTCACCGCCGAAAGACTGCTGGAAGCCGGGTTTGTTACCCTCGCCGAGCGGGAGGTGGAGCAGATCGAGCGTTCCCTGCGAAGCCTGGGCCGCGTCTTCCCATTGAAGGCGGATATCTGCAGACGCCGGGGGCGGAGCCGGGAGGCTCAGCGGGCGATCGAGGCTTATCTGGCCCTCGACCCTGACGCCTCGCCTATCGGAAGCGCCGTCGAGCAGGCCTCGGGCCGGCCCCTCCCCGAGAACGAAGACCTGGCCGCCGCCCTGCGCTCCCTCAGCCTGCCCCCCAGCGAGCCGCAGGCCGAAAACGTCCCCGTCGGCGAAGAGGGGGACGAAGAAACCCTGGCAAGCCCGACCCTGGCGGAGATCTATCTGAACCAGGGCGATATCGAGACGGCCGTCCGCATCTACACCGCCTGTGTCGCCGCAGACCCCGGTGACTCGGGCCTACGGCGGCGCCTGGAAGAATTGCAGACGAAGCTCGAACGGCAGAGGCGGAAGGAACAGCGCAAACGACAGCACATCGCCGCCCTCGAGGGATGGCTCGAACGGATCCGGAAAAAAGCGCATGCAGAATCACTCACCTGA